One window from the genome of Ammoniphilus sp. CFH 90114 encodes:
- a CDS encoding sodium-dependent bicarbonate transport family permease — protein MLEIVLQNLISPVILFFVLGLFACFVKSDLKFPTGLSEFLSIYLLIAIGLKGGIELSEHNLITLIKPLIGALFLGVLIPVIMFFICRWVGLDVKNSIGLAATYGSVSIVTYGAAISFLSHSNVSFESYMNAMVVIMESPAILVSLLMLKSIEAKQSTPGIRQGSLGITAGRPLLVRWIEPEVVRESLFGKSVLLLVGSLLVGFVVGQEAIPVVKPLFIDLYNSFLILFLLNMGLVAGQRLSDVRRHGIGLLALAVLMPITFGMLGVVIGSLAGLSQGGVTLMGVLAASSSYIAAPAALRTSVPDANPSIYLGLSLGITFPFNLTLGIPLYYIMAEWIVKL, from the coding sequence ATGTTGGAAATTGTCTTACAGAATTTGATATCCCCCGTAATTTTATTTTTTGTTCTAGGTTTGTTTGCTTGCTTCGTAAAATCCGATTTAAAATTTCCGACTGGGCTCAGTGAATTCCTTAGTATCTACTTGCTTATCGCTATCGGGTTAAAGGGTGGGATTGAGCTTTCTGAACATAACCTTATAACATTAATTAAGCCCTTGATTGGTGCCCTCTTTCTCGGTGTGCTCATACCTGTTATTATGTTTTTCATTTGCCGATGGGTGGGGCTAGATGTGAAGAACTCTATTGGGCTGGCAGCAACGTATGGTTCTGTGAGTATTGTAACTTACGGAGCCGCCATTTCGTTCTTGAGTCACTCTAACGTATCATTTGAGAGCTATATGAATGCTATGGTCGTTATAATGGAGAGTCCTGCTATCCTAGTATCTCTTCTTATGCTGAAGTCCATCGAAGCTAAACAATCGACACCAGGTATTCGTCAAGGTTCATTAGGGATTACGGCAGGGCGGCCCTTGTTAGTGAGATGGATTGAGCCAGAGGTAGTTAGGGAGAGTCTATTTGGAAAGAGTGTGCTACTGCTTGTGGGAAGTCTTCTCGTTGGATTCGTCGTTGGTCAGGAGGCCATTCCGGTAGTAAAACCGTTATTTATAGATTTATACAATAGCTTTCTTATTTTGTTCTTACTAAACATGGGGCTCGTAGCTGGACAGAGACTCTCAGATGTTCGCCGACACGGAATTGGTTTATTGGCTCTTGCGGTGTTAATGCCTATTACGTTTGGGATGCTTGGGGTCGTTATTGGAAGTTTGGCTGGTTTGTCTCAAGGTGGCGTTACTCTTATGGGGGTATTGGCTGCAAGTTCTTCTTATATCGCTGCCCCAGCAGCATTAAGGACATCAGTTCCCGATGCGAATCCATCGATTTATCTGGGTTTATCATTAGGGATTACCTTCCCATTCAATCTGACACTCGGTATTCCACTCTACTATATTATGGCGGAATGGATTGTTAAATTGTAG
- a CDS encoding Ig-like domain-containing protein, whose translation MNATTSKSIRWIRWTAILSILTGLLYIPYFPWYLLGDETESEIMIWGILAIGGGALAWIGSSLVALESRAIRQISLLTAFIGMFLFILGQVPPLYYWYLFAGVPITEGSAEQVTTGSYTYMLPHIAVVVLAVATMVVIGTELFSTRSSSRLSAKQTMAAIGTILFILSGWFGWDKYQDANWISYTYPQHGAINVPLYDTVTVQWKEEASSMGMSVTYADDPTIRVQGSTSGSKDGMSFTPDMFLPGKEVLVEVTAGRRSHSFSFTTALEADDRIGLYRAVLAHIFRSPQSGQPPEVLAFDTASLKNAKEDEKRTIARGLMAYHGQVVYGSVGAGFTSAEPSFLVPLEEQTEALLLSIEILEEVFDEYHIRVIGTKGPGVLSGMPGQVYELDYTLRFQDGIWQITTITEQDTVRPWG comes from the coding sequence TTGAATGCAACTACATCTAAGTCTATACGTTGGATTCGATGGACAGCGATCTTGTCCATTCTAACGGGACTTCTGTATATTCCTTATTTTCCTTGGTATTTATTGGGTGATGAAACCGAGTCAGAAATTATGATTTGGGGAATCTTGGCCATCGGTGGCGGTGCCTTGGCTTGGATTGGATCTAGCTTGGTAGCGTTGGAGAGTAGGGCGATTCGGCAGATATCACTTCTTACTGCTTTTATAGGCATGTTTCTATTCATTCTCGGACAAGTTCCTCCGCTTTATTACTGGTACCTCTTCGCAGGCGTTCCAATTACCGAGGGTTCTGCAGAACAAGTGACAACAGGTAGTTATACCTATATGCTTCCCCATATAGCTGTTGTCGTACTCGCAGTTGCGACAATGGTTGTAATCGGAACAGAGCTATTTTCTACACGCTCTAGTAGTCGCCTGTCAGCGAAACAAACGATGGCCGCTATAGGAACTATTCTGTTCATTTTATCAGGATGGTTCGGGTGGGATAAATACCAAGATGCAAACTGGATTAGCTATACTTATCCTCAACATGGGGCGATCAATGTTCCTCTTTACGATACGGTAACGGTGCAGTGGAAAGAGGAAGCTTCGAGTATGGGAATGAGCGTAACTTATGCAGATGATCCAACGATCCGAGTCCAAGGTTCCACTTCTGGGTCAAAGGATGGGATGAGCTTTACTCCTGATATGTTTCTCCCTGGCAAGGAAGTGTTGGTCGAGGTGACTGCCGGAAGAAGATCGCATAGCTTTAGCTTCACCACAGCACTGGAAGCAGACGATAGAATTGGGCTGTATCGGGCTGTTCTTGCTCATATCTTCCGTTCTCCTCAATCGGGACAGCCACCTGAGGTATTAGCTTTTGATACAGCTAGTTTAAAGAACGCAAAAGAGGACGAAAAACGAACTATAGCAAGAGGCTTAATGGCTTATCACGGTCAAGTGGTGTATGGTAGTGTTGGGGCTGGTTTTACCTCTGCAGAACCTAGTTTTCTCGTCCCTCTTGAAGAACAGACAGAAGCTCTATTACTTTCAATTGAGATTTTAGAAGAAGTCTTTGATGAATATCATATACGAGTGATCGGCACCAAAGGTCCTGGAGTTCTATCAGGGATGCCAGGTCAGGTTTATGAGTTGGATTATACGCTGAGGTTCCAAGATGGAATATGGCAAATAACGACGATAACAGAGCAGGACACAGTGCGTCCGTGGGGTTAG
- a CDS encoding OsmC family protein has product MEFKMKENGYIAEFEYGELHISGDDIYGFRPFQLMVSSIAVCSGGVLRKVLTKMRVPYEDIKLTAQVERNEAEANRIEKIHVHFIIKGENLNQDKIEKAIELTRKNCPMVQSVKDSIEITETYEMISR; this is encoded by the coding sequence ATGGAATTCAAAATGAAGGAAAATGGTTACATTGCAGAATTCGAATATGGAGAGCTTCATATTTCTGGAGATGACATTTATGGTTTTCGACCATTTCAATTAATGGTTTCCTCTATTGCGGTTTGTAGTGGAGGTGTGTTGCGCAAAGTACTTACTAAAATGCGGGTCCCCTATGAAGATATCAAGCTTACTGCCCAGGTAGAAAGAAATGAAGCAGAAGCGAACCGAATTGAAAAAATTCATGTCCACTTCATCATAAAAGGCGAAAATTTAAATCAAGATAAAATTGAAAAAGCAATCGAGCTTACTAGAAAAAATTGTCCTATGGTCCAATCGGTAAAAGATAGTATAGAGATTACTGAAACTTATGAGATGATTAGTAGGTAG
- a CDS encoding GT-D fold domain-containing glycosyltransferase has product MILNSRERYILMNHLYRRKLLQPYHVFRLLQLSVKKKKAISVIRLGDVMAKLLARRDISTLKKVAPFIGIPYPPTPQLLRDLDQSVRQATVVGVTYFPNRAKQLMNFMQARHWRPRLITDSFINDQMYDQGYLHELTRTCRVALVGRSAKAAAKQLRKRNLPVAVAVNLDHYHSLPKTFNYLKRTRHQWDLALVGASVPGRILCVQLSKRLRKSSFEIGHMMDALADPNEWNRHHDRKRFKVRWMKTLSKRY; this is encoded by the coding sequence ATGATATTGAACTCAAGAGAAAGATACATTCTAATGAATCATCTCTACCGGCGTAAACTACTTCAGCCTTATCATGTTTTCCGTTTGCTGCAGCTATCTGTGAAAAAGAAGAAGGCTATTTCCGTCATTCGTCTTGGCGATGTCATGGCTAAGCTATTAGCTAGAAGGGATATCTCTACATTAAAAAAGGTTGCCCCATTTATAGGCATCCCCTATCCTCCCACTCCTCAGCTCTTAAGAGATCTTGATCAATCCGTTCGCCAAGCAACCGTAGTTGGAGTTACTTACTTTCCAAATCGGGCCAAACAATTGATGAACTTTATGCAGGCCAGACATTGGCGACCGAGGCTAATCACGGACTCCTTCATTAATGATCAGATGTATGATCAAGGTTACCTACATGAATTGACCCGCACTTGTAGAGTAGCTTTAGTCGGCAGGTCTGCTAAGGCTGCTGCTAAGCAGCTTAGAAAAAGAAATCTTCCTGTAGCGGTAGCAGTAAACCTAGATCATTATCATTCTCTCCCGAAAACCTTCAATTACCTAAAGAGAACAAGACATCAGTGGGATCTAGCCCTTGTAGGAGCTAGTGTCCCAGGCAGAATATTATGCGTTCAGCTCTCAAAACGACTTAGAAAATCATCCTTCGAAATTGGCCACATGATGGATGCTCTTGCAGATCCTAATGAATGGAACCGACATCATGATCGCAAAAGATTCAAAGTACGTTGGATGAAAACTCTATCTAAAAGGTACTAA
- a CDS encoding DUF2294 domain-containing protein has translation MMNKPMSKGEMENQLSRALTQWEKEYLGRGSVLVKADIVRNMIIVLLKGILTPAEQNLAKTQEGLLSIKKIRADLVESGLDQLGEIIEHTTNEKMMSFHTDISTRTGERIMVFMMEENLEKKLQG, from the coding sequence ATGATGAATAAGCCAATGTCTAAAGGAGAAATGGAAAATCAATTAAGTCGGGCCTTGACCCAATGGGAGAAGGAATACCTAGGCCGAGGATCTGTATTGGTTAAGGCTGACATTGTTCGTAATATGATCATCGTATTGCTTAAGGGAATCTTGACCCCAGCCGAGCAGAATTTAGCCAAGACCCAAGAAGGCTTACTATCTATTAAGAAGATTAGGGCTGATCTTGTGGAATCAGGATTAGATCAGCTAGGTGAGATTATTGAGCACACAACCAATGAAAAAATGATGAGTTTCCATACTGACATCAGTACTCGTACAGGAGAACGCATCATGGTATTCATGATGGAAGAAAATCTTGAGAAAAAGTTACAAGGGTAG
- a CDS encoding sporulation protein YjcZ produces MSGQSGGFFQDDEFVIILVLFILLVILLLRRN; encoded by the coding sequence ATGAGCGGTCAATCGGGCGGATTTTTTCAGGACGATGAGTTTGTAATTATCCTCGTACTGTTCATACTATTGGTCATCTTATTATTAAGGAGAAATTAG
- a CDS encoding winged helix-turn-helix domain-containing protein gives MWGQDYEGDDRTVDSHVKNLREKLRRSGIDVNAVIKTVWGIGYKGV, from the coding sequence ATTTGGGGGCAGGATTATGAAGGTGATGACAGAACAGTGGATTCCCATGTGAAAAATTTGCGTGAGAAATTAAGAAGATCTGGGATTGATGTCAACGCGGTGATTAAGACGGTTTGGGGAATCGGCTATAAAGGCGTGTAA
- a CDS encoding copper ion binding protein, translating to MVDIVLHVKGMSCDHCVKAVEEALGSLPGVERALVDLAEGEVHVRYDADIVDPIRMKAAVEEAGYETE from the coding sequence ATGGTGGATATCGTTTTACATGTAAAAGGAATGTCATGTGATCACTGTGTAAAAGCAGTGGAAGAAGCCTTAGGCTCCTTACCAGGAGTAGAAAGAGCTCTCGTTGATTTAGCTGAGGGAGAGGTGCATGTTAGATATGACGCCGACATAGTAGACCCCATTCGGATGAAAGCAGCGGTTGAAGAAGCGGGTTACGAAACCGAGTAA
- a CDS encoding ABC transporter permease translates to MKPSFKIGDIIQEEWLHIFKDKRLIGILFIIPIFYTALFGYLYSNHQVTNIKTVIFDGDQTEFSRKIIQGFAESEAFEIIGQAYGEPEVNQWIERGEAKVGVIIPPDFSARIKHGENVPILTMIDGSNMLFSNTATRAANHIVSTFSYGVSANKLSQQGWHEEQVHSTFQSIPFRTRILYNPTFNYSHFLLFGLMGAILQQVLLLGIALTVTREKEKGTWGRYSEWRTAPWKVAYAKTAPYFLIGIFNHLTVLGLGLYLFQLPFRGTLFSVLALSVCFVFALSGIGYLASLFSPNQVQATQTTMLIAVPSFLLSGFSWPFDAMPDALVIAGHGLPLTYFLDGVREIFIKGHGFGMIQQDCLVLLLMGFICYFAAWLITPMQFKHKVRGEENIFPGTSS, encoded by the coding sequence ATGAAGCCATCGTTTAAAATAGGGGACATCATTCAGGAGGAATGGCTCCATATTTTTAAAGATAAGAGACTTATAGGGATACTTTTTATAATCCCTATTTTCTATACGGCACTGTTCGGTTATCTCTATTCCAACCATCAGGTAACCAATATAAAAACCGTTATTTTTGATGGAGATCAAACCGAGTTTAGTCGTAAAATTATTCAGGGTTTTGCAGAGTCGGAGGCGTTTGAAATTATTGGCCAAGCGTATGGCGAGCCTGAGGTGAACCAGTGGATTGAGAGAGGAGAGGCGAAGGTAGGAGTCATTATTCCTCCGGATTTCTCCGCTCGCATCAAGCATGGGGAGAATGTCCCTATTTTAACGATGATAGATGGCAGTAATATGTTGTTTTCCAATACAGCGACGAGAGCTGCAAATCACATCGTTTCTACCTTCAGCTACGGGGTGTCTGCTAATAAATTAAGTCAACAAGGGTGGCATGAAGAACAGGTTCATTCTACTTTTCAGTCGATTCCTTTTCGTACGAGAATATTATATAATCCCACATTTAACTACAGTCACTTCCTGCTTTTCGGTTTAATGGGGGCCATCTTACAACAAGTCTTGCTGTTGGGCATAGCGCTAACGGTTACTAGAGAAAAAGAAAAGGGGACATGGGGCAGATACTCCGAATGGAGAACGGCCCCATGGAAGGTAGCCTATGCCAAGACGGCCCCTTATTTCCTAATTGGCATCTTTAATCATTTAACTGTGCTCGGACTTGGACTGTATCTGTTTCAACTGCCTTTCCGAGGAACATTGTTCTCCGTGTTGGCTTTATCTGTATGCTTTGTTTTTGCTTTATCAGGAATAGGGTACTTAGCAAGTCTGTTTTCACCTAATCAAGTGCAAGCTACTCAGACGACGATGCTCATTGCCGTCCCTTCGTTTTTGTTATCGGGGTTTTCCTGGCCATTCGATGCGATGCCTGATGCCTTGGTGATAGCCGGACATGGATTGCCACTCACTTACTTTCTAGATGGAGTTCGGGAAATTTTTATTAAAGGACATGGATTTGGGATGATACAACAGGATTGTCTTGTTCTTCTCCTTATGGGTTTTATCTGTTACTTTGCTGCTTGGCTAATAACCCCAATGCAGTTTAAGCATAAGGTGAGAGGAGAAGAAAACATATTTCCTGGGACAAGCTCATAG
- a CDS encoding C40 family peptidase, which translates to MKKIAGILLLSFLVTTNTAAAEEYIVSKGDTLFKLSRQFGLGVEQLKKLNQLSSDTVFLGQKLIVSDKSLGGGINTLTTQEVKSVSSTPVTVRTQGRSAVITGETVNVRQERHIESKVLITLKKGTSVEIVEPGELWTQIKWGETAGFIYTPLLASVKEESVSRSADLSASRIQQLISPLIGTPYRAGGSDLNGFDCSGFTSYVMSQLGVKLPRISEEQFSVGTLVERENWKVGDLLFFDSYSSGKISHVGIYIGNNKMAHSAVKSVEISDVTWYLNNYPFYGAKRVLGD; encoded by the coding sequence ATGAAGAAGATCGCAGGAATCTTACTCCTTTCCTTTTTAGTAACAACAAATACAGCAGCTGCAGAAGAGTATATAGTTTCGAAAGGGGATACTCTATTTAAACTTTCCCGCCAATTCGGACTGGGCGTGGAACAGCTGAAGAAATTAAATCAATTATCCTCTGATACCGTTTTTCTTGGTCAGAAGCTTATTGTTTCGGATAAGTCACTCGGAGGAGGAATCAATACTCTTACCACACAAGAAGTAAAGTCTGTTTCGTCTACACCTGTAACTGTGCGAACCCAAGGTAGAAGCGCCGTCATTACAGGGGAAACGGTAAACGTAAGACAAGAGAGACACATCGAATCCAAGGTCTTAATTACCTTGAAGAAGGGGACAAGTGTAGAAATCGTCGAGCCCGGAGAACTCTGGACACAGATTAAGTGGGGTGAGACTGCTGGGTTTATCTATACCCCACTATTGGCTTCTGTTAAAGAGGAATCGGTATCGAGATCTGCGGACCTATCAGCATCAAGGATACAACAGCTTATTTCTCCTTTAATTGGTACACCTTATCGTGCTGGTGGATCTGACTTAAACGGGTTTGATTGCAGTGGTTTTACCTCCTATGTCATGAGCCAATTGGGGGTAAAATTGCCTAGAATATCGGAAGAGCAATTTAGTGTTGGTACATTGGTAGAGCGAGAGAATTGGAAAGTAGGAGATCTTCTCTTCTTTGATTCTTATTCGTCAGGAAAGATCTCCCATGTAGGAATCTACATAGGAAATAATAAGATGGCTCATTCGGCTGTCAAGTCTGTAGAGATTAGTGATGTAACCTGGTACCTCAATAATTATCCATTCTACGGGGCAAAGCGAGTATTAGGGGACTAG
- a CDS encoding cysteine desulfurase family protein, with translation MDRVYLDYNASTPIDERVTEAMRPYWMEHYGNPSTTHWAATPAKQAVEKARTQIANLLQCDPAEVIFTSGGSEANNHALKGVFYALQHKGKHIITSAIEHPAIIQPCKFLERLGAEVTYVGVDEYGRVSPEEIEAAITDKTILISVMHANNEVGTLQPIAQIAEIAKKYGVLLHSDAAQSVGKVPTRVNELGVDLLSIAGHKLYAPKGVGALYIRKGTPIETFIHGAGHEDGRRAGTENVILAVGLGKACELAGEELEHSKVEELRDYFWHRLQEEFGPAIRLNGHLLERLPNTLNVSFMGRLGSDILTFIPGLAASTGSACHSGKVQLSSVLQAMGTTEEEGQGTIRFSLGRYTTKEELEQAIGWLVGTIN, from the coding sequence TTGGATAGAGTCTATCTAGATTACAATGCCAGTACACCAATTGATGAGCGAGTAACGGAGGCGATGAGGCCTTACTGGATGGAGCACTACGGGAACCCATCGACAACCCATTGGGCAGCTACCCCAGCTAAGCAAGCGGTGGAAAAAGCACGCACCCAAATCGCGAATTTGCTTCAATGTGATCCCGCCGAAGTCATCTTTACTAGTGGTGGTAGTGAGGCTAATAACCATGCCTTAAAGGGAGTGTTCTATGCCCTACAGCATAAGGGCAAGCATATCATAACATCGGCTATCGAGCATCCTGCAATTATACAGCCCTGTAAGTTTTTAGAGCGTTTAGGTGCTGAAGTGACTTATGTCGGAGTAGACGAATACGGAAGAGTTTCACCGGAGGAGATTGAAGCAGCGATTACGGATAAGACGATCCTTATCTCCGTCATGCATGCGAATAATGAAGTAGGCACACTACAACCTATTGCTCAAATTGCTGAGATAGCTAAGAAGTATGGTGTATTGTTGCATTCTGATGCTGCTCAGTCAGTGGGGAAAGTTCCTACACGAGTCAATGAGCTGGGAGTTGATCTTCTAAGTATAGCTGGCCATAAGCTTTATGCACCGAAGGGAGTAGGGGCTCTTTATATCCGAAAGGGGACTCCTATTGAGACTTTCATCCATGGAGCCGGACATGAGGACGGAAGGCGTGCTGGTACAGAAAATGTCATCTTAGCGGTAGGGCTTGGAAAAGCTTGTGAATTAGCTGGAGAAGAGCTTGAACACTCGAAGGTTGAGGAGCTTCGAGATTACTTCTGGCATCGATTGCAAGAAGAGTTTGGACCAGCGATACGATTGAACGGACATCTACTAGAACGATTACCTAACACGTTGAATGTTAGCTTTATGGGACGCTTAGGAAGTGACATATTAACTTTCATTCCTGGGCTTGCTGCATCGACAGGATCGGCATGCCATTCTGGAAAAGTACAACTTTCTTCTGTATTACAGGCAATGGGTACAACGGAGGAAGAAGGACAAGGGACAATCCGGTTTAGTTTAGGTCGATATACGACGAAAGAAGAACTAGAGCAGGCCATTGGTTGGTTAGTAGGGACCATAAATTAG
- a CDS encoding PASTA domain-containing protein produces the protein MIPIDERYQFGEELFSSPTGSLFLGTDVSLKRQVFLYLMDKKTTTTDEEYMRMMAGVSHFAHPHFFHILDMGSSEGAFAVMEKREGVPLSQFMQQENFNLSYKKSIELVIQVGKAVQDALEERIRGYSITADNLWIYRNQVMVINYWTEGERHHRGVLGLVHLLYQLLTKSPTIPDCYEKLEDVIRGNLNQLTPVEKGAILRIIRRAYNGQDSISSIILELSSLLQGPLIADNHIDRIPTEPQAPKKDLQQRLLKRPKTSILVFLLIIVLVAVWGKSYWKTEEASILEPPVTVEEPAEKVTPPVAVADGEPEKASPPAGDGVTLDVPNLIGLTKEDAEKLSLEHGLHYQFFLEVNERQQGEVFKQDIPAGSKVEKETQITFWVSKGPNP, from the coding sequence ATGATCCCCATAGATGAAAGATATCAATTTGGAGAGGAGCTATTCTCCTCGCCGACAGGAAGCCTTTTTCTGGGTACAGATGTATCATTAAAGCGCCAAGTTTTTCTTTATCTGATGGACAAAAAGACTACAACAACAGACGAAGAATATATGCGCATGATGGCAGGTGTGTCACATTTTGCTCATCCTCACTTTTTTCATATCCTCGACATGGGCTCCTCAGAAGGGGCTTTCGCCGTTATGGAAAAGCGAGAAGGGGTTCCCTTGTCACAGTTCATGCAGCAAGAAAATTTTAATCTCTCTTATAAAAAGAGCATTGAGCTGGTTATTCAAGTTGGAAAGGCTGTCCAAGATGCTCTAGAAGAACGTATACGAGGATATTCCATTACAGCGGATAATTTATGGATCTATCGGAACCAGGTCATGGTCATTAACTACTGGACTGAAGGGGAACGCCACCACCGGGGTGTCTTGGGTTTAGTCCATTTGCTTTATCAATTGTTAACCAAGTCCCCTACGATCCCTGACTGCTATGAAAAATTAGAGGACGTAATCCGCGGAAATCTGAACCAACTAACGCCCGTAGAAAAAGGAGCCATCCTTCGGATCATCCGCCGAGCCTACAATGGTCAAGATTCCATTTCCTCTATTATTCTGGAATTGAGCAGTTTGCTTCAAGGGCCCTTAATCGCAGATAACCATATAGATAGAATTCCCACAGAACCACAAGCTCCAAAGAAGGATTTACAACAACGGTTACTTAAGAGACCCAAAACTTCTATATTAGTATTTCTCCTTATCATTGTACTCGTCGCCGTATGGGGCAAATCTTACTGGAAGACAGAGGAAGCCTCAATTCTGGAACCACCCGTGACAGTAGAAGAGCCTGCTGAGAAGGTCACACCCCCAGTAGCGGTAGCCGACGGGGAGCCTGAGAAGGCTAGTCCACCTGCAGGTGACGGAGTGACTCTAGATGTGCCTAATCTTATAGGACTAACTAAAGAAGACGCAGAAAAGCTCTCACTAGAACACGGGCTGCACTATCAATTTTTTCTAGAAGTAAATGAGCGACAGCAGGGGGAGGTATTTAAACAAGATATCCCTGCAGGAAGTAAAGTCGAAAAGGAAACGCAGATCACCTTTTGGGTGAGTAAAGGACCAAACCCTTAA
- a CDS encoding HlyD family secretion protein: MIKNVRVIVFTFMALLISAGIFALTFYQQTGETRAVTNQPTAYIEATHMNVGFKVGGRIAEVLVQEGDRVAKGQVLARLQNQEIQAKVAQAEAAVAAAKAKETQGNHAVAVTNQTTIEQAAQARAAVQAAEAHLEALKNGARQEDRMKAEIQLEATKEGYRLAEENMKRMNELFEQGVIPQVKVDETYLSLQKAKAEYEAAVQQVELVKNGARPEELKAAHAQVEQAKAALAIAEAGRGQVQLKRDDVSLAGASVMQAEASLLEAKTYSDYTELIAPAEGLITGQSAQLGELVGSGFPVFTLQAESDRWAYFYFPETDIGELHIGQKVTLKLVATGDIVQGKIAVLKPAADFAIQKSTGQMGETDIRSFGLKVVLEGTPSSFHPGMTIQWVDKGANTP, from the coding sequence GTGATAAAGAATGTTCGGGTAATCGTATTTACTTTTATGGCTCTGTTGATCTCTGCTGGGATTTTTGCTCTCACCTTTTATCAACAGACGGGAGAGACCAGGGCGGTGACAAACCAACCAACAGCTTATATAGAAGCGACTCATATGAATGTAGGTTTTAAAGTGGGAGGACGAATTGCTGAGGTTCTTGTTCAAGAAGGGGATCGAGTGGCAAAGGGTCAGGTATTAGCTCGATTACAAAATCAAGAGATTCAAGCAAAGGTAGCACAAGCAGAGGCGGCTGTAGCAGCGGCTAAAGCGAAAGAAACCCAAGGAAATCATGCGGTTGCCGTTACGAATCAAACCACTATAGAACAAGCTGCTCAAGCTAGAGCTGCAGTGCAAGCAGCAGAGGCTCATCTTGAAGCGTTAAAGAATGGAGCCCGCCAGGAAGATCGGATGAAGGCGGAGATTCAGTTGGAAGCAACGAAAGAGGGGTATCGCCTTGCAGAAGAAAATATGAAACGAATGAACGAATTGTTTGAGCAGGGAGTCATACCTCAGGTGAAGGTGGATGAAACTTATCTTTCACTGCAGAAAGCGAAAGCTGAGTATGAGGCTGCGGTTCAACAAGTAGAACTTGTGAAAAACGGGGCAAGGCCAGAAGAATTGAAGGCGGCTCATGCGCAGGTTGAGCAAGCGAAGGCTGCGCTAGCCATAGCTGAGGCGGGAAGGGGTCAGGTACAGCTAAAGAGGGATGATGTGTCCTTGGCAGGAGCTTCTGTTATGCAAGCGGAAGCCTCTCTATTAGAAGCCAAGACCTACTCTGATTATACGGAACTCATTGCACCAGCCGAAGGTTTGATAACCGGTCAATCTGCCCAACTAGGAGAGTTAGTAGGTTCTGGTTTTCCAGTATTTACCTTACAGGCAGAATCCGATCGCTGGGCTTATTTTTATTTTCCAGAAACAGACATTGGCGAGCTTCATATTGGACAGAAGGTAACGCTCAAGCTAGTGGCCACGGGGGACATAGTGCAAGGGAAGATCGCAGTCCTCAAGCCAGCTGCTGATTTTGCCATCCAAAAGTCTACAGGGCAGATGGGGGAAACGGATATTCGTTCGTTCGGACTAAAAGTAGTGCTAGAAGGTACGCCAAGCTCCTTTCATCCTGGGATGACCATTCAATGGGTCGATAAAGGGGCGAATACACCATGA
- a CDS encoding YkvA family protein: MRKVFRRFRFLLNLRKSIPFLFAFFRSGQVSIAYKLLSGLLVVGYLVFPFDLIPDFLVFFGILDDITLLAWILQTIVKWAPESLKEKYEVLD; encoded by the coding sequence ATGCGAAAGGTGTTCAGACGGTTTCGCTTCTTATTGAATCTTCGGAAATCGATACCATTTCTATTTGCTTTCTTTCGATCTGGTCAGGTTTCTATAGCGTATAAGTTGCTATCAGGATTACTCGTAGTAGGATATTTAGTATTCCCCTTTGATTTAATACCCGATTTCTTAGTGTTTTTTGGAATATTAGATGATATAACTCTGCTAGCTTGGATTCTTCAAACCATTGTGAAATGGGCGCCAGAATCCTTAAAGGAAAAGTATGAGGTCTTGGATTAA